Genomic window (Deltaproteobacteria bacterium):
GGGGTGGATTCCGGCGTACAGCTGTAGCGAATCAACGTCGGAGAAAAGCGAGTCCAGAAAGTATTGGCCCAAGCCGGGTTCTTGCGCCTCGTAGAAATGGGCGCCATCAACGAGGTCCTGCTCGGCTTCGTCGAGGACCTCGACCCGCATTATGCTTTCTCGCGAATCCTGGCCTTGGCCGTGTCCCAATCCGAGAACCGTGACGTGCCTTCGCGGACGCGATGCTCGCGGGCCGCCAACACGTCCGCATGCCAGCCGGGAGAAGGGAGTTCCTCAGGCACACGCTGAAGGTCAGCCCAGATTTCGTCGATTGCCTGCAATTTCTCCACCGTGGTCATCTCGTCCAGCGGTATCGTCAGTTTCATGTCTCCGCCTCCGCTGAGGAACATCCTGCCGTGTCGCGCGGATCACCGCAACCTCCGCTCTGCCGATGCCGAACGCTTTGGCGATGAGCCGTCGGCGCAGGGGCCCTCGCGAGAAGGCATGACGTTCAAGCCGGTCGGCTCGAGCGCCGGGTTAGGGTTTCGTGAGCCGCTGGTCTGCGGTTCATCGAGGCCGTCGAGGACGCAATCGGGCGGATTCTCGAAGCGCCGACACGCTGGCGAGTGATTGAGGAAGATGTCGGGGCCGACTCCCGCTCAGCGTACCAGCGCGCTGCCTCGTCGTACTCTTCAAGCGCTTCCGGATGGAACTCATATCTCATCGCCGCACGGCGTCACGCACCGTGCGAAGCGCCTCGTCGCCGGGAATCGTCTGCACGCGCCCCGCGCGCACTTCGTCCCGCCTGCGTATGGCCTCGGCGGCCCACAGCCGATCGATGCGCCCAAGGTCATTGGCGTCTAGGCTCTCCACGAGAAGATCTGCCAGTCGTGCCCGCGATTCGGTCGGCAGGCTCATTGCCTGTTCCGCCAGCTGTTCCACAGTTGTCGTCATGACCGCACGATACGGCAACTTCTGCGAGTGCTCAAGCACCGGCGATCGGTCGCAACCCTAACGCCGGCGCTCAGCCGCGCGGGCCGCTTCCCGCACTCACCAGTTGGCAGATCGACGCCGCGGCCCGCGTCGGCTGCAGCGCCTCAGGCATACAGCAACCGGCCCTTTGGCTCCGGGATGGTGCGTCCCAGCTCCCGCGCCGTTTCGATCCACTCGCCAATGACCACCTCGACGTTTGCGACAGCCTGCTTGTAAGTCGGGCCGTCGGCGGCGCAGCCCGGCAGCTCGGGAACCTCGGCAACGTATGCGTTGTCTTCGTCGCTCCAGTAAATGATGACTTCGTATTTCCACTTACTTCGCATCATCGCCTCCAGCCAGACGATACTTCACCAACATGCCCCGGACCTGTTTGACCTGATACGGCTTTGCCTGGCGTCCTATGGGCTGCAGGTTCAGGATCTCCGCGACGCCATCCTTCGTGAAGATGTAGTGATCCCCTCGAATCCGCTCCGCGAAGCCCAAGCGCCGAAGCAGGTGCCGCAAGTCATCAAACCGGATATTCGCGTCGGATCCACCTCGCAAGATCCGCAGGGCGAGGTCGTCATACTTGGCCACGGCACCTTCTTACACCAGCGCTCGCCTGTTGCCTAACGTCGTGGCGATGAGCCGCATTGCACGGGCAATGGGTGGTGCCTCAGGGCTTCTTGTCGCCGCACTTCCTCGATCCTCTCGGTCCGCACGAGTTCGTGACGGGGCTGTGGGACGTCCTCGGTCTCGGAAAAACCCAGAAGAGCATACCCCCAATACGCAAGGTCTTTCTCACGTCCGTCGGACTTGACCAATTGCCGATACACCAAGAGCGGCGTCGTGAGGATTGCAAGCGGCGGCAATAGTGGCGACCAACTCTTCGGACACGCGCACCTTGTCGGTGTATTCCCGCTGAAGCTGCACCTCAAGCTTTCGGCTTGGTTCCTGCGTCAGGTTTATCGCGACAAAGATCAATCTCCCGCGCGTCGCCGATTCTGGGAGCGGGTGCTCGCGGCGAGTAACCGGTCCTTTTTCGTAAGGGAACGGTGTGGGGATGCATCCCGTCAACAAAGTGAGGCAGAGCAAAGCGGTGCCTCTAGCGAACTTGGCGATCATCAGCTTCATGCCGTCTGCCGACCCTCCCTGACGCGGTCATCGCGCTGGCGGCGGTATATCGCGACAGGAATACCCATGACCATGGCGAGGACATATCCAAAGAGGCCGACCACTATCATGCCGGCGGCGAACATCTCGTTAATGGCGTTGATGAACACAACGAGGACGATGTAGACGAAGACAGACCCGAGCGCAGAGAACTTGCAGGCGCGCCAAAAGTTGCGGACCAAGCTATGGGCGATCCCCGCAACCACCCACGCGATTAGCAGCATGAGCGATGGTTTTTCGTCGTGGGATCGCTGGCTCCATGCAAGCCAGATGACTGGCAGGGTACCGGCGGTGAAGACGAGATAACCGACGATCGCGCCAACGGGCAGTCGACGGCGGAGCCCGACGCCGAGTGACTGTCTCGTATCATGGTGAGCGGCGGTCATTGACACAAATCCGTCGCCTAACGGCCTGGCGATGAGCCGCGCGTTCTCTTCGCGCCGGTCTCGATCGCCTTATAGGTGTTCGGCCCTGGTCAAGCCACGATTCTCAACGCTTCGCCCCGGTTGTGCAGGAGAACCAGCTGATCACTCCGCAATGCGAGTTCCGCATACGTCCGTCCGTCATCATCACTGAACTCCACTTCGTAGACGTCCGGAGCGAGGGTCTCCACAACCGTGCCGACCTCGCCCCGCTTGAGCTTCCGGTCGGGGAGATCCTCGAGTAGTGCCACAGTATCGAGTACTTTGAGGGCTCTCTTTCGCTGGGCCATCATCGCTTCCTTTGCTTGACGTAGCACGTGGTCAGCCGTGGCTCTCTTTTACCACGGATGACGATCCAACCGCTACGGAGGGTCGCCTCTCCAGCGGCTGTCATCATCGTGAAATCCATCGTGTACCGTTGGCCGTATGCATCGAGTTCACCCAGCTGCGCGGCGCCGACCCGTGCGACTTCTAGCAACTTGGCCCGCAGCTTCGGAGCATCAGCAGCCGTCAATCCGAGGGCCGCGGCGAAGACCCGCGCCTTGTGCCGTCCCCGCGGGCTGTCCGGATTCAAGCAATAGTCGGACAGCTTTCGGACATCGACGATTGCTCGTGCTCCATTCGGTAACCGCACGCGAAGAGCCTACGCACTCGACATCCGTCGAGCAACCGTGTCGCAACCAGCCGAACGCCTTGCGCGTGGGCCGCCGGCGCACCGGCGACTGCGAGTTACAATATAGCCCATGCCGGTCGGCTCGACGCGCTGGGTAGCGCTACGACGCGCGGCCTCATAGTCCAAGCCACGCACGCACCGCGCCCTCAATCGCTGCGAGATCTTCCGGTCTAAGCGTACCGGCGCACCGGATCAGCTTGGCGTCTGGGATGGTTACCAGGTTTTGCGCATCGAAGACGCCACCCTTGAGAAACAAGGCCCGTACCGCAACCTCGAACCGACCGCCACGAGGGCTCGTGGTGTGCGCCACAGCCGTCACTAACGAGCGCTCCTGATCGCTCGCCGGGACACTGAGAACCAAACATAGCCGCACCTTTGCCGCCAGGCCCAGGTCAACAATCCAGACCTCGCCTCGCTTTGCCTTACTCATCCGAGGCTTCGCGGGCGTCGAGTTCGCGGAATAACTCGTCCGCCTGCGCGACTAGGTCGTTGTCGGTGAGCGGCGGGAGGTCAAAGCGCAGGGTGCGCCGCAAGATGGCGCT
Coding sequences:
- a CDS encoding type II toxin-antitoxin system RelE/ParE family toxin; translated protein: MRVEVLDEAEQDLVDGAHFYEAQEPGLGQYFLDSLFSDVDSLQLYAGIHPVHFGYHRLLSKRFPYAVYYRVGGNVAQVWAVLDCRQDPEKIVRRLTQGRS
- a CDS encoding addiction module protein yields the protein MKLTIPLDEMTTVEKLQAIDEIWADLQRVPEELPSPGWHADVLAAREHRVREGTSRFSDWDTAKARIREKA
- a CDS encoding addiction module protein encodes the protein MTTTVEQLAEQAMSLPTESRARLADLLVESLDANDLGRIDRLWAAEAIRRRDEVRAGRVQTIPGDEALRTVRDAVRR
- a CDS encoding type II toxin-antitoxin system HicB family antitoxin, which translates into the protein MRSKWKYEVIIYWSDEDNAYVAEVPELPGCAADGPTYKQAVANVEVVIGEWIETARELGRTIPEPKGRLLYA
- a CDS encoding type II toxin-antitoxin system HicA family toxin; protein product: MAKYDDLALRILRGGSDANIRFDDLRHLLRRLGFAERIRGDHYIFTKDGVAEILNLQPIGRQAKPYQVKQVRGMLVKYRLAGGDDAK
- a CDS encoding DUF4926 domain-containing protein, which encodes MAQRKRALKVLDTVALLEDLPDRKLKRGEVGTVVETLAPDVYEVEFSDDDGRTYAELALRSDQLVLLHNRGEALRIVA
- a CDS encoding type II toxin-antitoxin system PemK/MazF family toxin, which translates into the protein MSKAKRGEVWIVDLGLAAKVRLCLVLSVPASDQERSLVTAVAHTTSPRGGRFEVAVRALFLKGGVFDAQNLVTIPDAKLIRCAGTLRPEDLAAIEGAVRAWLGL